GACTTTGTATTACATATTCAAGAATATTTACTTCAATCAAGATCGAAAAATCGATTTTCAAGCCCATCAATACGAAAAAGGGAAGCTCCAAATCTGGTTGAAAGAACCAGTGACTAAGGAGTTGAGAAATATGATTTTAAATGAATCGAATAACTATTTTTCAGATATTTCATTGGAATTACTGGAAAATCATGACTTCAGACAACAAGCGGGAAAGCTTCGGGATTTTGTTTCCCATATCGAATAAATCGCTCCAATAATCATTAATCTTATTAAATCTTTATGTGCGGAATCGCCGGATTAATTTATAAACAAGGTAAACAGGTGTCCCTTGAGACATTGGAAAGAATGGGAGATAGTATTGCTCACCGCGGACCAAATGCCTCAGGAACTTTTTTTGAAAATCATGTAGGCTTTGTTCACAGAAGGTTATCCATTTTGGATCTTTCTGAGGCAGGAAACCAACCTTATCAATCTGAATGTAAACGCTATGTACTGGTTTTCAATGGTGAGATTTTCAATTTCAAAGAGTTTTATCCTGAATTAAAAAACAAGGGATATGTTTTCCACTCCACTTCTGATACAGAGGTTCTACTGTATTTGTTAATGGAGTATGGGTTGCAAGTTTTAGAAAGACTCAATGGTTTTTTTGCATTCTCCTTTTGGGATAGAGAGAAGCAGGAATTGACTTTAGTACGGGATCGTTTTGGAGTAAAACCCTTATTCGTTTACAGTGATAGCGAGCTTTTTACTTTTGGGAGTGAACCCAAAGCCATATTTCAAGCTGGAGCAAAGAAAGAAATGAATGATCAGGCTCTACCTGAATTGTTTTATTACCGATATGTCTCTGGTGAAAGAACCATGTTTAAGGGAGTGAAAAGAATTCTGCCAGGGTACCAGATTAAAGTAAATGCTGAAGGAGAAGTTATAGAAGAAAAAAGATGGTTTTCTCTAAAAGACGAAGCTCAGAAGCATGCTGCTATTTCCAATCCATATGATTGGTATGAGGAGACTTTTGATAAATCCATTGCTTATAGAATGATTTCGGATGTTCCAGTCGGTACACTCCTAAGTGGAGGGCTTGATTCGAGTTCGGTATTGTATAGCCAGGTAAATCAAGGTTATAAAGGATTGAGCGCATGGAATATCTCTTTCCAAAACTATCAGCATGATGAATCTACAGTAGCATCTCAGTTTGCAAAGAGTCTGGATGTAGATTTTTATACCAAAGAGTTTAAGGGGGAAGAATTGATGGGGCTAGTTTTGGAGTCAATCAAAAATCATGATGAACCCCTAATGCATCTTCAAGATGGACATATCCTAGGTATTTCCAGATTTGCTAAGGAGAAAGTTTCTGTTTTACTAAGTGGGGAAGGAGCTGATGAAATTTTAGGTGGATATGTAAGGTACAAAGTGCATGACAAAGCTTGGAGATATCAACTGCTTCAGGCCTTGCAATATGTTCCAGATAGATTCTTAAACACAGATAGGCTCAAGAAAATGAAGCGATACTTGAAATCCGGTAACGAGGATTTCCAGATGATGAGTAATTCAAATGAGATATTCCTATCAGATTTTGATGGAATGGGAGTTCAGTTGGGGGATTTAAATGTAGAATTTCGCCAAAGAATTTTAGAGGAGGCTAAATCACTTTATCCTTCCAATAGATTTAGACAATTGCTATACTTGGAGCAACATACCCATTTATATACATTGAATGATAGAAATGACAGGACCACAATGGGGGCATCCATTGAATGTAGAGATCCGTTTTTAGATCCAAATCTAGTGATAGGTACAGCTAGCTTGGAGGATAAATATTTTGATTCGGAAGGAAAAGGGAAAAAATTGCTTTTTAACTCTATAGGAAAGCACTTACCCGATTACATTACTAAACATCCGAAAATAGGTCTTTCTGTGCCATGGAATGAGTACTTCCTCAAGCAAGAGGAGTTCAAGAGTCATTTCGACCAATTGGAGAAGAGCCCCATTTTTGAGGCGCCGATTTTTCAGAAAATGAACATTAAAAAAATAAAAGCTGATTTTGTCCAAGATAATACTCAAAACTATGGGCTAATCAGGCAGTTTTTCTTTCTCTCACTTTGGCATAAAGTTCATTTCGAATAAACCCTATCTCCTTACATGGTTAAACTATTTATTGGCGAAGGGGATTTTAAATCGAACCCTTTATTTGAGATTTTTCAATATGAGGAAAATGGAAGCATTGGGATTTCTCCTTTGGCAAAGCCATTTTTCCGAAAAGTAGAGGAGGCTCAAGATGCTGACTGGTTATTAATGCCGGTTTTTATTACCAGTCTAACCTCTCCAAAAGGGCAAGAGTTGATAAAGGAATTTGTTAACCTTGGGAAAAAGTGCCAAAAGCCGGTAGGAGTGTTTTCAAACTCAGATTACTTGACTGATCCTGGCTCCAAGGATGTCTGGATATTTTCGCCAGGTACTTACCGCTCAATCCAAAATCTCGTTGAGCTTCCTGCTGTCATCCCATTTGACCCGGTAGAGAAGTGGTTTAAAGGAGATTGGAGGCCACTTGATAAATCAAAAAGTAATTCCTTGGGTTTTTGTGGTCAGGCGACCTTACACCCATTAAAGGCTTTAAAGGACTATTTGAAACTGAGCCAAGTTAGGAAAGAGATAGATCGTGGAATTTCTCCATTTCTATATGTGCCATTCTTTTTACCGGTTTGGGAAAGAGGAAGGCTATTAAAAAACCTATCGAAGCATAAGTCTTTAAAAACAGATTTTGTGCTTAGGCAAAAATACCGAGGAGGTTATGGTTCGGAGGAGCATGCAATTAAAACAGAAAGAGAATTCTTTGAGAATATTGAAAAGAACCTTTTTACACTTTGCTTAAGAGGTTCGGGTAATTACTCTGTAAGATTTTATCAAACACTCGCAATGGGGAGAATTCCTGTATTGATAGATACAGATTCTAATTTGCCTTATGAAGATGTTATCCCATATCAGGATTTAATAGTGAAAGTCCCTTACTCTGAGAGGACTGAAGTGGGATCAGCCATTCAAAAGTTTTTGGAAGGAAAGTCAGATGAGGATCTGCAAAAAATTCAATCGAAATGTAGACAGGTATGGAAAGATGCTTTTCAACCGCCTGGTAGTTTAGAGTTTTTTGCAAAGAAATTAAATAGGATTGCCCTGAATAAATAATCAAGTTATTCTTAGCCAAAAATGTCCGTAATAACCGTTTTAAATATCCCAAATTATTATTGCTCATACTATTTAAAGGGAATGAGTGATAATTTTACACTGAAGTTTCATGCGGACCAAGGATTTGAAAAGTGGAATGGAAAACCCTTTTTGATTTTTGAGTTTCAAAATAAATTGGTTGCAATCGATAATGATGATCCCATTGGCGTTCATCAGGATTTATATGACCAAGTTGATTTTTATTTTGCAACAAACAAGTTGCTTGATAAAATAGACTACCAGCAAGAAAATGTATTGCCCCTGTTCCCACATTACCCAATTAATAATTGGACTGGCTATGCCAAATTATTTGGCTTTAATTGGTTTTCTCAGGTGGGAGGAAAAGCTTGTTTAAAAGATATTTATGCACAAAGAAGAAGGCCGGCATACCAAAATTATGAGCCTTCTTATGATTTTTCTCCTTATGTTTTTTTCGCAGGCTCTATCTGGAAAAAAGAACAATGGGCGAATGAGGTAAGAGCCTCATTTATTTCTGCTTGTATCAAGAATCCAAATCTCACTTTTGAAGGTGGATTATTGCCAAGAACAGATGGGGATAATTTGGGCTTTGACGAAGTGTTAAGTAAGAAAAGGTATTCTTCAGTTGAGTTTTCAAATAACTCAGCGAAATCACTTGTTGCTTTTAATAATCCAGCCGTTTTGGGTGCAATTAGTTGGAGGGTAGCCGAACTTTTCAATCGAGGCTCTTTTATTTTAAACTTACCTTGGATGATTGACTTACCGATTGCTCCCAAACATGGAGAAGAGATACATATCCTTCAAGATATCAATGAAGTTTCAGAGTTTTTAGATTTTATTCTTTCCAATCCGGAGTACCATAAAAAAGTTTGTTTGGGTGGTAAATCCTATTTTGAAAAACATTGTACCCCTCAATCACAAGTTCATTTTATTTTAGAAAAGGTGACTTCTCAACCTTAAAACCCTATGTTTAGATCTATCATTAAATTGATAAGAGTCAAGCACTGGATGAAAAACATGTTTGTTTTTCTTCCAATGTTTTTTGCTGGTGCCTTTTCTTTGATTTTTCAAAGTGAGGTAATTTTACTTTTTGTTTCTTTTTGTTTAGCTGCATCATCCATTTATATTTTAAATGACATTGTAGATGTAGAAAATGATCGGCTACATCCTAAAAAAAAGAAAAGACCGATTGCTAGCGGTGAAATTCCAATAAAAACGGCTTACGTCATTTTAGGGGTGTTTTTTCTTGGCTTTGTAAGCACATTATTATTTCTAGGGAGTTCGGCTTGGTTTGTTCTGGGGTATTTTGTCATGAATATTCTATACTCTTTTTACCTAAAGAATATCTCATTGGTGGATGTTTCCTGTATAAGTCTAGGTTTTGTTTTGAGGGTTATGGCAGGAGGTAGCGAAGCTGGAATATATGTTTCGCACTGGATGATTATTTTGATCTTCTTATTAACCATTGCCTTAGCCTTTGCTAAAAGAAGGGATGATCTGGTAATAGATGATAATAGAACTGTTTTTCGAAAGTCAAGCAAAGGATATTCTTTAGCTTTTCTAGATATTGCTAAGGCCATATCTTTTTCTATTACGCTTATTTCCTATATTCTATATTCCATTTCTCCAGAAACTGTAGCGAGTTTAGGCACAGATAAAATGTACATTACATCTCTTTTCGTATTTCTGGGAATCATGAGGTATTTGCAGATAACCATCATAGATAGAAATTCTGGCTCGCCTGTAGAGGTACTTTTAAATGATAGATTCCTTCAAATTAATATCTTGATTTGGTTCGGGATTATGGCATATTTCATCTATGGTTAAGATTTCTAATTGGGGATTATATCCTAAAATTGATGCCCAAGAAACTAGTCCGGCAAGTGTTTCTGAAATTCAAAAATACCTGAACGAACATCAAGATTTCATCCCAAGAGGAAATGGAAGATGTTATGGAGATAGTTCTTTAGCAAAAGAAATTTGTTCCACCCTAAAGTTGAATAAGTTCATCTCATTTGATAAAAAAGAGGGGATTATTCAATGCGAATCAGGAGTGATGCTCAGTGATATTCTAAAAGTAGCGGTACAAAAAAAATTCTTTTTACCAGTTACCCCAGGAACTAAATTTATCACTATTGGAGGCGCCATTGCATCCAATGTCCATGGTAAGAATCATCATAAAGAAGGAGCTTTTTCCCAGTTTGTACTGGCTTTTGAACTCCTTAAAGAAGATGGAGAAATCCTGCATTGCTCGAGAGAAGATAATCCTGACTTATTTAGAAAAACCATTGGCGGAATGGGCTTAACAGGAGTGATCTTAACTGCTACCATCCAATTAAAGCCAATTGAGACATCTTATATTCGTCAAAAAGCCATTAAGGCTTCTTCAATTGATGAATTGATGGATTTGTTTGATCAATACCAAGATTATACTTATTCAGTGGCATGGATAGACTGCCTAAAATCTGGTAAGAATATGGGGAGAGCTATCCTGATGCTCGGGGAACATGCATCTAAGGAAGAAATCAAAGGTCTAAACATCAAAGATCCATTGTCTCTTCACTCAGAGAAACAATTTAAAATACCTTTCTCATTTCCTTCTTTTACCCTGAATAGTTTAACAATATCAATTTTTAATTTTTTATACTATTCAAAGCAGCAGAAGAAGGAAGTTAATAATATCATCCATTACAACCCCTATTTTTATCCTTTGGATATCCTTTCCAACTGGAATCTCATTTACGGTAAAAAGGGGTTTGTACAATATCAGTTTGCGATTCCTTTTGAAAATGGACGAGAAGGGATGAAGAAAATTCTTAATAAAATTTCAGAATCAAGGACTGGTTCTTTTCTAGCGGTTTTAAAAACTTTTGGAGAAGCAGATGAAGTTTCTTCTTCTCTTTCATTTCCCATGAAAGGCTACACTCTTGCCTTGGATTTTAAAGTAAATGCAAAAGTTTTGAATTTACTGGAAGAGTTGGATCAAATCGTCTTGCAATATGGAGGGAAACTCTATTTGGCGAAAGACTCCAGGATGAGTAAAGAACTATTTAAAAAAACATACAGCCTAAATTTTTCACACCCAGTAAATTTTAACTCTTTACAATCTCGACGATTAGGAATATGAGTCTACAAAATTCTTTAAAGCCATATCTACTTTCTATGGTTTTAATTATCCTGGCTTCCATTATGGTCTATTTTACCAATGGGAGGTCATTATTGGGTATAGATGATGCCAACATATACATGGTTTATATGAGAAATTTCTCGGATGGCTATGGCTTTGTTTACAATATAGGAGGGGATAAAGTCCAAGGGTTCACCTCTTTACTTTGGACATTAATAGGTTCTTTAATGTTTACTATCTCTTCTCAGCCGGAGATTTTACTCCTGATATTGAACACCTTGATTGTGACATTTGCACTAGGTCAAATAATAATTTACATCCAGAAAAATCTAACCCGTATTCCAGAAAATAAATGGATCTATATCCTCTTGTTTTTTGGATTTCTATTAGTCATCCCTGGCTATTTTGAGTGGACTATTTTTTCACTTTTAGAAACCGGTTTATGGAGTGCCTTATTGACAGGATTTACCTTAAACATACTGAATGACTCTAAAAGAAAAGACCTGAAAGCTGTGGATCCTCTTTTTGCTGTGATGCTAGTAATTTCTTTAATAACCAGACCGGAGTCTATGCTTTGGGGTTTATTCTTTTTGACTGCCAAAGCCTTTCTATACATTAAATCAAAAAGCTTTACTCCTAAATCCTTTATAGCATTTGGAACCTATTTATTGATTTTTAGTATTGGACTGGCAATAGTGCTGACTTGGAGAACTATTTATTTTGGCTACCC
Above is a window of Algoriphagus machipongonensis DNA encoding:
- the asnB gene encoding asparagine synthase (glutamine-hydrolyzing) yields the protein MCGIAGLIYKQGKQVSLETLERMGDSIAHRGPNASGTFFENHVGFVHRRLSILDLSEAGNQPYQSECKRYVLVFNGEIFNFKEFYPELKNKGYVFHSTSDTEVLLYLLMEYGLQVLERLNGFFAFSFWDREKQELTLVRDRFGVKPLFVYSDSELFTFGSEPKAIFQAGAKKEMNDQALPELFYYRYVSGERTMFKGVKRILPGYQIKVNAEGEVIEEKRWFSLKDEAQKHAAISNPYDWYEETFDKSIAYRMISDVPVGTLLSGGLDSSSVLYSQVNQGYKGLSAWNISFQNYQHDESTVASQFAKSLDVDFYTKEFKGEELMGLVLESIKNHDEPLMHLQDGHILGISRFAKEKVSVLLSGEGADEILGGYVRYKVHDKAWRYQLLQALQYVPDRFLNTDRLKKMKRYLKSGNEDFQMMSNSNEIFLSDFDGMGVQLGDLNVEFRQRILEEAKSLYPSNRFRQLLYLEQHTHLYTLNDRNDRTTMGASIECRDPFLDPNLVIGTASLEDKYFDSEGKGKKLLFNSIGKHLPDYITKHPKIGLSVPWNEYFLKQEEFKSHFDQLEKSPIFEAPIFQKMNIKKIKADFVQDNTQNYGLIRQFFFLSLWHKVHFE
- a CDS encoding exostosin domain-containing protein, with the translated sequence MVKLFIGEGDFKSNPLFEIFQYEENGSIGISPLAKPFFRKVEEAQDADWLLMPVFITSLTSPKGQELIKEFVNLGKKCQKPVGVFSNSDYLTDPGSKDVWIFSPGTYRSIQNLVELPAVIPFDPVEKWFKGDWRPLDKSKSNSLGFCGQATLHPLKALKDYLKLSQVRKEIDRGISPFLYVPFFLPVWERGRLLKNLSKHKSLKTDFVLRQKYRGGYGSEEHAIKTEREFFENIEKNLFTLCLRGSGNYSVRFYQTLAMGRIPVLIDTDSNLPYEDVIPYQDLIVKVPYSERTEVGSAIQKFLEGKSDEDLQKIQSKCRQVWKDAFQPPGSLEFFAKKLNRIALNK
- a CDS encoding UbiA prenyltransferase family protein, with amino-acid sequence MFRSIIKLIRVKHWMKNMFVFLPMFFAGAFSLIFQSEVILLFVSFCLAASSIYILNDIVDVENDRLHPKKKKRPIASGEIPIKTAYVILGVFFLGFVSTLLFLGSSAWFVLGYFVMNILYSFYLKNISLVDVSCISLGFVLRVMAGGSEAGIYVSHWMIILIFLLTIALAFAKRRDDLVIDDNRTVFRKSSKGYSLAFLDIAKAISFSITLISYILYSISPETVASLGTDKMYITSLFVFLGIMRYLQITIIDRNSGSPVEVLLNDRFLQINILIWFGIMAYFIYG
- a CDS encoding FAD-binding oxidoreductase, whose amino-acid sequence is MVKISNWGLYPKIDAQETSPASVSEIQKYLNEHQDFIPRGNGRCYGDSSLAKEICSTLKLNKFISFDKKEGIIQCESGVMLSDILKVAVQKKFFLPVTPGTKFITIGGAIASNVHGKNHHKEGAFSQFVLAFELLKEDGEILHCSREDNPDLFRKTIGGMGLTGVILTATIQLKPIETSYIRQKAIKASSIDELMDLFDQYQDYTYSVAWIDCLKSGKNMGRAILMLGEHASKEEIKGLNIKDPLSLHSEKQFKIPFSFPSFTLNSLTISIFNFLYYSKQQKKEVNNIIHYNPYFYPLDILSNWNLIYGKKGFVQYQFAIPFENGREGMKKILNKISESRTGSFLAVLKTFGEADEVSSSLSFPMKGYTLALDFKVNAKVLNLLEELDQIVLQYGGKLYLAKDSRMSKELFKKTYSLNFSHPVNFNSLQSRRLGI